A part of Scleropages formosus chromosome 3, fSclFor1.1, whole genome shotgun sequence genomic DNA contains:
- the tob2 gene encoding protein Tob2: MHLEVKVALNFIVSYLYNKLPRRRADLFGEELERLLVSRFEGHWYPEAPLRGSAFRCLHLGAPRDPVVELAAKRSGLDTEEVRANVPPELSVWIDPYEVSYQIGEKGAVKVLYLEDPPGLGGERERADNSHGGTKGELEADEGKSLGFNPEAQVFVPVGGQVSPVLLPSLSSSPTPLSAASCPGLFGYATPSTTSNPVANSSNTSTPSPQSSGLTFLPSQQQAVAPPNPRPPPQPITFTTASFAATKFGSTKMKKCGGSGPAGASGVVPPQQRMLSRSPTALSPPGLLKHKPLSLSLHSLGGTISSQLSPNAKEFVYPGSPGALYFDTEVPPLPPHPGPFQPPHSHPAQPHPSFEPFSSPPPGPTVGIMGGSGGISYMEKPSFVEGLGGYNLQYSSQAFQPVVLAN; this comes from the coding sequence ATGCACCTGGAGGTAAAGGTAGCCCTGAACTTTATTGTATCTTACTTGTACAACAAACTGCCCCGTCGCCGTGCTGATCTTTTTGGGGAGGAGCTGGAGCGTCTTCTGGTGTCGCGTTTTGAAGGCCATTGGTACCCTGAGGCGCCCCTGCGGGGCTCTGCCTTCCGCTGCTTACATCTGGGGGCCCCCCGGGATCCTGTTGTTGAACTTGCAGCCAAGAGGAGTGGTCTGGATACAGAGGAGGTGCGAGCCAACGTTCCTCCTGAGTTGAGTGTTTGGATTGACCCCTATGAGGTCTCCTACCAGATTGGCGAGAAGGGAGCTGTGAAGGTACTGTATCTGGAGGATCCACCTGGCCtgggaggagaaagagaaagggcAGACAACAGTCATGGTGGAACTAAAGGAGAGCTGGAAGCAGATGAGGGAAAGAGCTTGGGGTTTAACCCAGAGGCACAGGTTTTTGTGCCAGTTGGGGGTCAGGTATCTCCAGTGCTGCTCCCATCCCTCTCCAGTTCCCCCACGCCCCTCTCTGCGGCATCCTGCCCTGGTCTGTTTGGGTATGCAACCCCAAGCACCACCAGCAACCCAGTAGCTAATTCATCCAATACCTCAACACCTTCACCCCAAAGCTCTGGCCTCACCTTTCTGCCCTCTCAGCAGCAAGCCGTTGCTCCTCCAAACCCCCGGCCACCGCCGCAGCCTATTACCTTCACAACTGCTAGCTTTGCAGCCACCAAATTTGGCTCCACCAAGATGAAGAAGTGTGGTGGCTCAGGGCCAGCAGGGGCATCGGGAGTCGTTCCTCCGCAACAGAGGATGCTCTCTCGCTCCCCCACTGCCCTCTCTCCCCCAGGCCTGCTCAAGCACaagcccctctctctctctctgcactcCTTAGGTGGCACCATTTCCAGCCAGCTCTCTCCCAATGCCAAAGAGTTTGTCTACCCAGGCTCCCCAGGTGCCCTATACTTTGATACTGAGGTACCACCCCTGCCACCTCACCCTGGGCCCTTCCAACCCCCACACTCTCACCCTGCTCAGCCCCACCCCTCCTTTGAACCCTTCTCCAGCCCCCCACCAGGCCCCACTGTTGGAATAATGGGTGGCAGCGGTGGGATTTCCTACATGGAGAAGCCCTCGTTTGTGGAAGGTCTTGGGGGGTACAACCTGCAGTACTCCAGCCAGGCATTCCAGCCGGTGGTCTTGGCTAATTAA
- the polr3h gene encoding DNA-directed RNA polymerase III subunit RPC8 produces MFVVVEMVDTVRIPPWQFQRQLNEAIAEELNKKLANKVVYNVGLCICLYDITKLEDSYIFPGDGASHTKVHFRYVVFHPFLDEILVGKIKYCSQEGVHVSLGFFDDIIIPPESLQQPAKFDEAEQVWVWEYETDEGAHDLYMDQGEEIRFRVLDELFLDTSPTGPAAAVTDSAATSGAEDSSHKKEAPYTIIGSISEPGLGLLSWWNS; encoded by the exons ATGTTTGTGGTGGTGGAGATGGTCGACACGGTCAGGATTCCTCCCTGGCAGTTTCAGCGGCAGTTGAACGAAGCCATCGCAGAGGAGCTCAACAAGAAGCTCGCCAACAAG gtggTGTACAATGTGGGCCTCTGTATTTGTCTTTATGACATTACAAAGCTTGAAGACTCATATATATTTCCGGGGGATGGGGCGTCACACACTAAAG TTCACTTCAGGTACGTCGTTTTCCACCCATTCCTGGATGAAATCTTGGTGGGGAAGATAAAGTACTGCAGCCAGGAAGGGGTGCACG TTAGTCTTGGATTCTTTGATGACATCATCATTCCACCAGAGTCCCTGCAGCAGCCAGCCAAATT TGATGAAGCTGAGCAGGTGTGGGTCTGGGAGTACGAGACGGATGAAGGTGCGCATGACCTTTACATGGACCAGGGTGAGGAGATCCGCTTCCGGGTGTTGGACGAGCTCTTCTTGGACACATCCCCCACtgggcctgctgctgctgtcaccgATTCTGCTGCCACATCTGGTGCCGAGGACAGTAGCCACAAAAAGGAGGCCCCGTACACTATCATT GGGTCCATCAGTGAGCCCGGACTGGGCCTTCTGTCATGGTGGAACAGCTAG